One segment of Erigeron canadensis isolate Cc75 chromosome 2, C_canadensis_v1, whole genome shotgun sequence DNA contains the following:
- the LOC122589687 gene encoding bifunctional aspartate aminotransferase and glutamate/aspartate-prephenate aminotransferase-like has product MASQIYGISSSNASLFRDESCSVISFSSTSKLNTNLSIKFLETKRCHKSSTICSAVIFESNSDQIELDITLSPRVNAIQPLRTLAITDKATALVEAGVPVIRLALGEPDFDTPAVIVEAGINAIREGYTRYTPNAGTFELRTAICKKLKEENGISYTPDQVVISNGANQSMLQAILAVCSPGDEVIIPAPYYVSYPEMARLADATPVILPASISENFLLDPKHLESKLSEKSRLLMLCSPSNPTGSVYPKKLLEEIARVVAKHPRLLVLSDEIYEHIIYKPAVHTSFASLPGMWERTLTVNGFSKAFAMTGWRLGYIAGPKHFVAACNKVQSQSTSGASSIAQKAAVAALGMGYAGGETVAHMVKAFHERRDFLVSAFRELDGVNISEPQGAFYLFLDFSYYYGSEVDGFGLIKDSESLCLYFLEKGQVALVPGNAFGDDTCIRITFAASLQTLQTAAERIKIATIALKPPVSV; this is encoded by the exons ATTCTTGGAGACAAAAAGGTGTCATAAGTCGTCTACCATTTGTTCAGCCGTAATATTCGAAAGCAATTCTGATCAAATTGAACTTGATATAACCTTAAGCCCTAGAGTTAACGCCATACAGCCTTTGAGAACCCTGGCTATTACCGACAAAGCTACTGCTCTTGTCGAAGCTGGTGTTCCTGTCATTCGTTTAGCTCTTGGAGAACCAGATTTTGACACCCCAGCTGTTATTGTTGAG GCAGGAATAAATGCAATTCGCGAAGGTTACACAAGGTATACTCCTAATGCGGGTACCTTTGAACTAAGGACAGCTATATGTAAGAAATTAAAGG AGGAGAATGGTATTTCTTACACACCTGACCAGGTTGTCATTAGTAACGGGGCAAACCAGAGTATGCTGCAAGCAATCCTTGCCGTTTGTTCTCCAGGAGACGAG GTTATAATTCCAGCTCCATATTATGTGAGTTACCCTGAAATGGCAAGGTTGGCTGACGCAACACCCGTGATTCTTCCTGCAAGCATCTCAGAAAACTTTCTGTTAGACCCAAAGCATCTTGAATCTAAGCTATCTGAGAAGTCAAGATTGCTAATGCTTTGTTCTCCATCCAACCCAACAGGGTCGGTTTATCCTAAGAAATTGCTTGAAGAGATTGCTCGAGTTGTTGCAAAGCATCCAAGACTTTTG GTGCTCTCTGATGAAATATATGAGCACATTATATATAAGCCAGCAGTCCACACAAGCTTTGCATCTTTGCCAGGCATGTGGGAACGTACATTGACAGTCAACGGTTTCTCAAAG GCTTTTGCAATGACTGGTTGGAGACTTGGATATATAGCTGGTCCTAAACACTTTGTTGCTGCATGTAACAAAGTTCAAAGTCAG TCAACTTCAGGTGCCAGTAGTATAGCTCAAAAAGCGGCTGTTGCTGCTTTAGGAATGGGATACGCAGGTGGAGAAACCGTAGCGCATATGGTAAAAGCATTTCATGAACGACGAGATTTTTTGGTCTCGGCTTTCAGGGAACTAGATGGTGTCAACATATCTGAACCTCAG GGTGCTTTCTACCTGTTTCTTGATTTTAGCTATTACTACGGCTCAGAGGTTGATGGCTTTGGTTTGATCAAGGATTCAGAGTCGCTGTGTCTGTATTTTCTGGAAAAGGGGCAG GTTGCTCTTGTCCCTGGTAATGCATTCGGCGATGACACCTGTATCAGGATTACATTCGCTGCATCCCTCCAGACCCTGCAGACTGCCGCTGAGAGAATCAAGATAGCCACTATTGCTCTTAAGCCCCCTGTATCTGTTTAA
- the LOC122588969 gene encoding bifunctional aspartate aminotransferase and glutamate/aspartate-prephenate aminotransferase-like encodes MAATAGQISSSLFRDQSCSGSIKSSSSSATSTCSIVSFSSSPSKLLNTNNLSIKSLETKRGHKSSTICSAVILESNSDQMELDITLSPRVNAVKPSKTVAITDQATALVEAGVPVIRLAAGEPDFDTPAVIVEAGINAIREGYTRYTPNAGTFELRTAICKKLKEENGLSYTPDQVVVSNGAKQSILQAVLAVCSPGDEVIIPAPFWVSYPEMARLADATPVILPASISENFLLDPKLLESKLTEKSRLLILCSPSNPTGSVYPKKLLEEIARVVAKHPRLLVLSDEIYEHIIYKPAVHTSFASLPGMWERTLTVNGFSKAFAMTGWRLGYIAGPKHFVAACNKIQSQSTSGASSISQKAAVAALGMGYAGGEAVAHMVKAFRERRDFLVSAFGELDGVKISEPQGAFYLFLDFSYYYGSEVDGFGLIKDSESLCRYFLEQGQVALVPGDAFGDDTCIRISYAASLNTLQAAAERIKKAILALKPPVSV; translated from the exons ATGGCTGCTACTGCGGGTCAAATATCTTCATCATTATTCAGAGATCAATCTTGTTCAGGATCAATTAagtcttcatcatcatcagccaCTTCTACTTGTTCAATCGtctccttttcttcttctccttctaaGCTCCTCAACACCAACAATCTTTCAATcaa ATCTTTGGAGACTAAAAGGGGTCATAAGTCGTCTACCATTTGTTCAGCCGTTATATTAGAAAGCAATTCTGATCAAATGGAACTTGATATCACGCTTAGCCCTAGAGTTAACGCCGTAAAGCCTTCTAAAACTGTGGCTATTACCGACCAAGCTACTGCTCTTGTAGAAGCTGGTGTTCCTGTCATTCGTTTAGCTGCTGGAGAACCCGATTTTGACACACCGGCTGTTATTGTTGAG GCGGGAATTAATGCAATTCGTGAAGGTTACACTAGGTATACTCCTAATGCGGGTACCTTTGAACTACGCACAGCTATATGTAAGAAGTTAAAGG AGGAGAATGGTTTATCTTACACACCTGACCAGGTTGTCGTTAGTAATGGGGCAAAGCAGAGTATACTGCAAGCAGTCCTTGCTGTTTGTTCTCCAGGAGACGAG GTTATTATTCCAGCTCCATTTTGGGTGAGTTACCCTGAAATGGCAAGGTTGGCTGATGCAACACCCGTGATTCTTCCTGCAAGTATCTCAGAAAATTTTCTATTAGACCCGAAGCTTCTTGAATCTAAACTAACTGAAAAGTCAAGACTGCTAATTCTTTGTTCTCCGTCCAACCCAACTGGGTCGGTTTATCCTAAGAAATTGCTTGAAGAGATTGCTCGAGTTGTTGCAAAGCATCCAAGACTTTTG GTGCTCTCTGATGAAATATATGAGCACATTATATATAAGCCAGCAGTCCACACAAGCTTTGCATCATTGCCAGGCATGTGGGAACGTACATTGACAGTCAACGGGTTCTCCAAG GCTTTTGCAATGACTGGTTGGAGACTTGGATATATTGCTGGTCCTAAACATTTTGTTGCTGCATGTAATAAAATTCAAAGTCAG TCAACTTCAGGTGCCAGTAGTATATCTCAAAAAGCGGCTGTTGCTGCTTTAGGAATGGGATACGCTGGTGGAGAAGCCGTGGCACATATGGTCAAAGCATTTCGTGAACGACGAGATTTTTTGGTCTCAGCTTTCGGGGAACTAGATGGTGTAAAAATATCTGAACCTCAG GGTGCTTTCTACCTGTTTCTTGATTTTAGCTATTACTACGGCTCAGAGGTTGATGGCTTTGGTTTGATCAAGGATTCAGAGTCTTTGTGTCGGTATTTTCTGGAACAGGGGCAG GTTGCCCTTGTCCCTGGTGATGCCTTCGGGGATGACACCTGCATCAGGATTTCATACGCTGCATCCCTTAACACCCTACAAGCTGCTGCAGAGAGAATTAAGAAGGCCATTCTCGCTCTTAAGCCCCCTGTATCTGTTTAA
- the LOC122588938 gene encoding thioredoxin-like fold domain-containing protein MRL7L, chloroplastic produces MSLQCTGLSLVSFSPSNYAKNTVLKAPFSFQKLSVTNIHLTRSPIQDGRLRTSLRASNVEVLDVNDDENKRVKNSNENDLIDDNDDDDSDFEMDEDERKDFRKKIRQMIEMNPEIEAEVDPEEKRKKMQKLLADYPLVVDEDDPDWPEDADGWGFNFSQFFDKMSVKNVKKDNDDDDDDGYNSDKEVNWQDIRAIKDITSAEWEETVFSDLSPLVVLVHNRYRRPKENEMVRDHLEKAIQLIWDCRIPSPRCVAIDAVVECDLVSTLGVSVFPELIFTKTGKILHREKEIRTADELSKIMAFFYYGGAKPPCLKTSVTMNDAIPGYTTKK; encoded by the exons ATGTCATTACAGTGTACTGGATTAAGTTTGGTGTCATTCTCACCATCCAATTATGCTAAGAATACTGTGCTAAAAGCTCCTTTTTCATTTCAAAAGCTTTCTGTTACTAACATTCATTTGACGAGGTCACCTATTCAG GATGGAAGATTGAGAACGAGTTTGAGAGCTTCTAATGTTGAAGTCTTGGATgtaaatgatgatgaaaataaaagagTAAAAAATTCAAATGAGAATGATCTaattgatgataatgatgatgatgatagtgatTTTGAAATGGATGAGGATGAGAGGAAAGATTTCAGGAAGAAGATTAGACAAATGATTGAAATGAACCCTGAAATTGAAGCAGAAGTTGATCCTGAAGAAAAGAGGAAAAAGATGCAAAAGCTTTTGGCTGATTACCCACTTGTTGTAGATGAAGATGATCCTGATTGGCCCGAAGATGCTGATGGATGGGGTTTCAATTTTAGTCAGTTTTTTGATAAAATGAGTGTCAAGAatgttaaaaaagataatgatgatgatgatgatgatggttacAATAGTGATAAGGAAGTTAATTGGCAAGATATTCGGGCCATAAAAGACATTACTTCTGCAGAATGGGAGGAAACTGTATTTTCGGACCTTAGCCCCCTGGTTGTTCTTGTGCATAATCGTTACAGAAG GCCAAAGGAAAATGAAATGGTTCGTGATCATTTGGAGAAAGCCATACAGCTTATATGGGATTGCAGGATACCATCACCAAGA TGTGTTGCAATAGATGCTGTTGTCGAGTGTGACCTAGTGTCAACACTGGGAGTTTCCGTGTTTCCTGAGCTCATATTTACAAAAACCGGGAAAATCTTACATCGTGAAAAAG AAATAAGAACAGCAGATGAATTGTCAAAGATTATGGCCTTCTTTTATTATGGAGGCGCAAAGCCACCTTGCCTTAAGACCTCTGTGACCATGAATGATGCAATCCCTGGTTACACCACGAAGAAGTAG
- the LOC122587293 gene encoding cytochrome P450 76T24-like → MDYPSCFMWLLSLFIISIYVFVISGRRNSRLPPGPYPFPVIGNLLQLGNKPHRSLATLSKRYGPIMSLKLGSKTAIVVSSPDMAKELFQTNDLLFSSRSVPNTLRLMDRHKYSMVFLPAGEQWRRLRRITREYLFSGQCLDATQQLRMEKVHELLDHVSQCCINEKAVNIGGAAFTTTINILSNLIFSMDLCQYVSSETQEFKDAVWGVMEVGGKPNLVDYFPILEPLDPQGLRRQGHVYFQKLYGIFDRIIDQRLETRASSSAYESGKSTKSDVLDLLLNLINVKDESNFSRTGLTHLLGDLFIAGVDTTSTTFEWAMTELIRNPKKMETARLEITKLMQGSNKLIQEEDMSQLPYLQAITKETLRLYPPAPFLVPHEAIHDVEVKGFVVPKNAQILCNVWAIGRDPNIWSDPETFMPERFLESEIDYRGQNFELIPFGSGRRICPGLNIAHRMLHVMLGSLIQKFDWKLEGDMRVEDMNMEEKFGLTCPRNVPLMAVPIKL, encoded by the exons ATGGATTATCCAAGCTGCTTCATGTGGTTATTGTCTCTCTTTATAATATCTATCTATGTTTTCGTTATCTCCGGCCGTCGTAACTCTCGGCTTCCACCGGGTCCTTATCCATTTCCGGTCATCGGGAACCTGTTACAGCTAGGCAACAAACCCCATCGTTCACTTGCCACACTTTCCAAACGTTATGGTCCAATAATGTCACTTAAGCTTGGAAGTAAAACAGCCATAGTTGTTTCATCACCTGATATGGCAAAAGAGTTATTTCAAACAAATGACCTTTTATTTTCTAGCCGATCTGTTCCCAACACTCTACGGTTGATGGACCGCCATAAATACTCTATGGTCTTTCTGCCAGCTGGAGAACAATGGCGAAGACTGCGAAGAATAACGAGAGAATATTTGTTTTCTGGACAATGTTTAGATGCTACGCAACAACTACGTATGGAAAAG GTGCATGAGCTTCTAGATCATGTTAGTCAATGTTGTATAAATGAAAAGGCTGTGAACATAGGTGGAGCTGCATTTACCACAACTATTAACATTTTATCCAACTTGATCTTCTCTATGGATTTATGTCAATACGTTTCCTCGGAAACTCAAGAATTTAAGGACGCGGTTTGGGGTGTGATGGAAGTTGGTGGAAAGCCGAACTTGGTAGACTATTTTCCTATCCTTGAACCCTTAGATCCACAAGGCTTAAGAAGACAAGGACATGTTTACTTTCAAAAGTTATATGGTATTTTTGACAGGATCATCGATCAACGATTGGAAACTAGAGCGAGTTCATCGGCGTATGAATCTGGTAAATCAACAAAAAGCGATGTTTTGGATCTGCTGCTTAACCTTATCAACGTCAAAGATGAATCAAATTTTAGTCGAACTGGCCTAACACATTTATTGGGG gATTTGTTTATTGCCGGAGTTGATACAACATCAACCACGTTCGAATGGGCTATGACAGAGCTCATTCGAAACCCCAAGAAAATGGAGACGGCCCGGTTAGAGATTACAAAACTTATGCAAGGCAGCAACAAACTTATACAAGAAGAAGATATGTCTCAACTCCCTTACTTACAAGCTATAACAAAAGAAACTCTCCGACTATATCCTCCCGCTCCCTTTCTTGTTCCTCACGAAGCCATACATGATGTGGAAGTTAAAGGCTTTGTTGTGCCCAAAAATGCACAAATTCTTTGTAACGTTTGGGCGATTGGACGAGATCCAAACATTTGGTCAGACCCGGAAACATTTATGCCAGAGAGGTTTTTGGAATCCGAGATAGACTATAGAGGCCAAAATTTTGAGCTTATTCCATTTGGTAGCGGGAGGAGAATATGTCCGGGATTGAATATTGCACACAGGATGTTACATGTAATGTTGGGTTCGTTGATTCAAAAGTTTGATTGGAAGCTTGAAGGAGATATGAGAGTTGAAGATATGAATATGGAAGAGAAGTTTGGGCTCACATGTCCAAGAAATGTACCCCTAATGGCCGTTCCAATCAAACTTTGA